One window of Elusimicrobiota bacterium genomic DNA carries:
- a CDS encoding Flp family type IVb pilin — MLKRFLKDERAQGMTEYVLLVFLIALLAYVAVQLFGGKVKNAFNKAGQKLDQATKK, encoded by the coding sequence ATGCTAAAACGGTTCTTGAAAGACGAGCGAGCACAGGGAATGACTGAATATGTGCTGTTGGTATTCCTGATTGCACTACTTGCATATGTTGCAGTGCAGTTGTTCGGCGGTAAAGTAAAAAACGCATTTAATAAAGCCGGTCAAAAATTAGACCAGGCAACGAAAAAGTAA
- a CDS encoding TadE family protein, giving the protein MKIKNIKKLFAIRYSLFAVSKGQTLVEFVLIALISLALIFGIMDIARLSWTMFHLHGAAFAAARAESVGKSATVAANYITMRTLGAPCLVTTRKTNIQSKNPPSTFFPLKQSDLKIQAVNATVTYFYRPLFAYGAFKAGVPIRVTSRMQTEIPNPIPRSN; this is encoded by the coding sequence ATGAAAATTAAAAATATCAAAAAACTATTCGCTATTCGCTATTCACTATTCGCTGTCTCTAAAGGGCAGACACTGGTTGAATTTGTTTTAATTGCTTTAATTTCACTTGCACTTATCTTCGGGATAATGGATATAGCGCGGCTTTCGTGGACGATGTTTCATCTGCACGGTGCGGCGTTTGCCGCTGCTCGCGCAGAATCCGTCGGAAAAAGCGCTACTGTTGCAGCAAATTATATTACAATGCGAACACTTGGCGCGCCCTGTCTTGTAACAACCAGGAAAACAAATATACAATCAAAAAACCCGCCGTCAACTTTTTTTCCGTTAAAACAAAGCGATTTAAAAATTCAGGCGGTTAATGCTACAGTGACATATTTCTACAGACCGCTTTTTGCATATGGTGCATTCAAAGCCGGAGTACCAATACGGGTTACATCAAGAATGCAAACAGAGATTCCGAACCCGATACCGAGGTCAAATTAA
- a CDS encoding clan AA aspartic protease, whose product MGEVFVKTKLINPVTRRTKEIKFLVDTGATISIVPEEILRSLHIKPIDKDNFELADGKTKVFKFGEATIKLNGKSRTFTVAFGARKSQPLLGLVVLETLGLKVDPVSGKLIKRHLMMYRVKG is encoded by the coding sequence ATGGGCGAAGTATTTGTCAAAACAAAGTTAATTAATCCTGTAACAAGGCGAACAAAAGAAATAAAGTTTCTTGTAGATACGGGAGCAACAATTTCAATTGTGCCAGAAGAGATTTTGAGGTCACTTCATATAAAGCCAATAGACAAGGACAATTTTGAACTTGCCGACGGTAAAACTAAGGTTTTTAAATTTGGTGAAGCAACTATAAAATTAAATGGGAAAAGCCGTACCTTTACAGTAGCTTTTGGTGCAAGAAAATCACAGCCGCTTTTAGGATTGGTTGTGCTTGAAACATTGGGATTAAAAGTTGATCCTGTTTCAGGAAAACTTATCAAACGACATTTGATGATGTACAGAGTAAAAGGTTAA